TGAATAAATCAGATATATGATCAAGATGGGTATGACTTATAAAAATATTTGAAATATCTTTTGTAGTATATTGAGTATGAGCAAGTTGATGTAATGCTCCTGGACCACAATCAATAAGATTAACTACGCCGTCTATCTCAAGTAAATAAGACGAACTTTTCCTTTTTTTAGAAGGTACAGATGTCCCAGAGCCAAGTATTATTAGATTCATTTTAAATCAAATTAAATCATGCGGAGAGGGAGGGATTCGAACCCCCGGTCCCGAAAATGGGACACCTGATTTCGAGTCAGGCCCGTTAAGCCAGGCTCCGGCACCTCTCCATAAATCGTATAATCTATAATATTTAATTAAATCGTTCAATTTCTATCTCTCAAATTTTTAAAAAAAGTTCTAAGTAGTGCCTGGCATTGATTTTCTAATACACCACCTTTTACAAATGGCTTATGATTCAGATACCTTCCATCCAGTATATTGTCAGTAGAACCACATGCACCATAATTTTCATCATAAGCACCGAACACTACCCTATCGATTCTTGCATTAAGGATGGCTCCAGCGCACATTGGACAGGGTTCCAATGTTATATAAATTGATGTTCCCTCCAATTTCCAGCTTCCCAAAGTTTGAGATGCAGATGTTATAGCTATTATCTCCGCATGTGCGGTTGGATCTTTGAGGTTTTCTCTGGAGTTATAACCCCTTCCAATTATTGAATTATTTTTTACTATTACTGCTCCAATAGGTACCTCACCCCTATCCAGAGCTTTCTCTGCTTCCATTATCGCAAATCTCATCCAATATTCATCTTCAATCATATCTGAATAATAAATTATTATATTTTGAACATGAAATATACTTAAATAAATTCAATTTTGTAATATTAATTTCAAAAGTTACTTCTAAAAATTGTATATTTCCGCTGGTGCAGTTCGGTAACACCATTTCTGGAGGATAAATGGAGTTTGTTAAGGATTTTTTCAAATCTGCATCAAATTTTATCTGGGGGAAACCTGACTTTTTTCCTTTCATGGTAATGCTCTTATTAATAACTGGTTTCATAGTAACGATTAGAACACGACTAATCCAATTCTCACAATTCATTCATGCTTGGAAAGTTATGTTTGGTCTTTATGATAATCCTGAAGATCCTGGTGATATTTCACATTTTCAGGCTATTTCTGCTGCATTATCGGCTACAGTGGGAATAGGAAATATTGCTGGAGTTGCTACTGCGATACACTATGGTGGTCCTGGTGCACTATTCTGGATGTGGGTAACTGCCATTCTTGGCATGTCATTAAAATTTGCAGAAGCAACACTTTCAATGAAATTTCGAAAGATAAATCCTGACGGTTCAGCATCGGGTGGACCTATGTATTATATCGAAAAAGGCCTCGGCAGTAAATTCAGATGGATGGCTATGTTATTTGCTTTTATGTGTATAGCATCTTCTTTTGGAACTGGTAACACTATACAAGCATTCACTGTTGCTGATCAGTTTAGAGCCGATTTAAATATCCCTACTTGGGTAACAGGACTTATAACTGCTACAATTGTTGGGCTAGTTATAATTGGTGGGATAAAGAGAATTGGAAGAGTTGCAAGCTTCTTGATGCCAGGAATGTGTAGCATCTATATATTAACAGGGTTGATAATCTTAATTATTCATATTGATAAGTTACCACATGCCTTTTACGAGATATTTTCATCTGCCTTTACCTCTCGTGCAGAAGTAGGTGGATTTGTCGGAAGTACGTTTCTTTTTATGATGATGTGGGGTGTAAAAAGAGGATTGTTCTCAAATGAAGCAGGACAAGGTAGTGCTCCTATTGCCCATGCTGCGGCAAAAACTAAAGAACCTGTCAGAGAAGGCATAGTAGCTATGCTCGGTCCTTTTATAGATACGATTCTTGTATGTTCAATTACTGGCTTGGTAATTATCACAACGGGTCTGTGGCATGAGAAAAAATATGAAATAATAACTGCAAATGCACAGGCAGATATAATGATAGTATCCGGCAGTTCTGAAATTGTTAAAAATGGAAATATAAAAGGTATTATTTTAATAGACACAACATTTCACGTAGAGAATGGTTCTCCAATTGAAAATATAAAGTTTATACGAAACCACAGTTTCATAGATAGCGTCAAGATTATTGTTAATAAAGAAATATACTCTGGAAGAATATATATAGATAAGCTGGGTTTAATGAATCCTGTGGATAGCCATGGATCTGTAAGTATTGCAGGTTACATGATGCAAAACGGTTCTCCATTGACGAGCTGGTCATTTCAAAAAGGATTGGAAAAATTAGGTAACTGGGGAAACTATATCGTTACAATCGCAGTATTTCTTTTTGCAATATCTACAGCAATAAGCTGGTCATATTATGGTGATAGAGCTACTGAATATTTATTTGGAAATAGAGCAACAATATATTATAAATGGGTCTATGTAATATTGCATTTCGTTGGTGCTATTGTTTCTCTTGAAGTAGTATGGTATTTTGGTGATATTGCTATGGGGCTGATGGCTTTACCGAACTTGATTACTTTAATCTTGCTTTCAGGAACAGTAAGAAGATTAACTGTCGATTATAGAAGCAGAACACATTTGACTTATAAAGAAAAGATGGGAATAACCAGAGGTAAATAAAAATTAGGAGGGGGAGTGAAAATATGAAATACGATATTGATAAAATTAAAGATTTTGCTATTGGTGTAGCTCTCGAGGCTGGTAAGTTTATATTAAAAAATATGAAAAAAGCTCTAAAAATTGATTATAAAGGTAGAGTTAATATGGTAACAGAAGTAGATAAAGATTCTCAGGATATAATTATATCCAGAATTTCTAAGGAATTCCCCAACGCAGGTATTATTGCAGAAGAATCTGACACCAAAACTGTTAATAAAAATATTACATGGATTATTGACCCACTCGATGGCACAACCAATTTTGTGCATGGATTTCAATGTTTCGCAGTATCTATCGCTGCTGAAATTGATAGCAAAATTATCTTAGGAGTTGTCTATGATCCAGTAAGAAAAGAGATGTTTTATGCGACAAACGGTGCCGGTGCCTATTTAAATGGTAAAAAAATTCATGTATCTAGAATAAGCAGGTTAATTGATTCTCTGCTGGTTACTGGATTTCCTTATGAATTGAATCAGTATTTTTATAAAAATATGGAATTATTTAAAGCTTTGTATGAGAAGTGTCAGG
The nucleotide sequence above comes from Candidatus Neomarinimicrobiota bacterium. Encoded proteins:
- a CDS encoding nucleoside deaminase, whose translation is MIEDEYWMRFAIMEAEKALDRGEVPIGAVIVKNNSIIGRGYNSRENLKDPTAHAEIIAITSASQTLGSWKLEGTSIYITLEPCPMCAGAILNARIDRVVFGAYDENYGACGSTDNILDGRYLNHKPFVKGGVLENQCQALLRTFFKNLRDRN
- a CDS encoding sodium:alanine symporter family protein; translated protein: MVMLLLITGFIVTIRTRLIQFSQFIHAWKVMFGLYDNPEDPGDISHFQAISAALSATVGIGNIAGVATAIHYGGPGALFWMWVTAILGMSLKFAEATLSMKFRKINPDGSASGGPMYYIEKGLGSKFRWMAMLFAFMCIASSFGTGNTIQAFTVADQFRADLNIPTWVTGLITATIVGLVIIGGIKRIGRVASFLMPGMCSIYILTGLIILIIHIDKLPHAFYEIFSSAFTSRAEVGGFVGSTFLFMMMWGVKRGLFSNEAGQGSAPIAHAAAKTKEPVREGIVAMLGPFIDTILVCSITGLVIITTGLWHEKKYEIITANAQADIMIVSGSSEIVKNGNIKGIILIDTTFHVENGSPIENIKFIRNHSFIDSVKIIVNKEIYSGRIYIDKLGLMNPVDSHGSVSIAGYMMQNGSPLTSWSFQKGLEKLGNWGNYIVTIAVFLFAISTAISWSYYGDRATEYLFGNRATIYYKWVYVILHFVGAIVSLEVVWYFGDIAMGLMALPNLITLILLSGTVRRLTVDYRSRTHLTYKEKMGITRGK
- a CDS encoding inositol monophosphatase: MKYDIDKIKDFAIGVALEAGKFILKNMKKALKIDYKGRVNMVTEVDKDSQDIIISRISKEFPNAGIIAEESDTKTVNKNITWIIDPLDGTTNFVHGFQCFAVSIAAEIDSKIILGVVYDPVRKEMFYATNGAGAYLNGKKIHVSRISRLIDSLLVTGFPYELNQYFYKNMELFKALYEKCQGVRRTGAATIDLCYLACGRFDGYWEFNLNPWDVAAGSIIVKEAGGKISDMKGGDFSIYGKEYLATNGLIHDEMLEVIRKYI